ttgtcactactgcaatgctctactttctagctacccggataaagcactaaataaacttcagttagtgctaaacacggctgctagaatcttgactagaaccaaaagatgtgatcatattactccagtgctagcctctagattcctgttaaggctagggctgatttcaaggttttactccTACCCATTTCTTCGATTTGGTCATGTCCCTAAAATTCCGAAGCAAACAgctagaggcagggctttcttctatagagctccatttttatggaatggtctgcctatccatgtgagagacgcagacacggtctcaacctttaagtctttattgaagactcatctcttctatgattgagtgtagtctgtgaacggcaagggcggtttgtcactccagtgccttgccgttcacaTTCGCACCCCTGgtccagactacactcaatcatagaacctactgaagagatgagtcttcaataaagacaaaggttgagaccgagtctgcgtctctgcctggccggtccccttctctccactgggattctctgcctctgacccttttacaggggctgagtcactgtcttactggtgctcttccatgccgtccctaagagcggtgcatcacttgagtagttgagtcactgacgtgatcttccagTCCGGGTTGGCACACCCATAGGTTTGTGCCATGGGAGAGATCTTCGTgagctatactcagccttgtctcagggtagtaagttggtggtttatagatatccctctagtggtgtggggctgttTGCCctgtatcgtcggacggggccacagtgtcttccGACCCctagtctcagcctccagtatctatgctgcaatagtttgtgtgtcgggggggctagggtcagtctgttaaatctggtgtaattatcctgtgtgaatttaagtatgctccctctaaatctgtctccccctcctggaggacctgagcccatgcctcaggactaccttgcctccttgctgtccccagtccacctggtcgtgctgctgctccagtttcaactattctgcctgcggctatggaatcctgacctgttcaccggacgtaaaaataccataaaaatgcacctttattaTAGAaccattacatgcataatcacatttgcggtcacttttgataatggtgttttccactaatggaacatttgcgcttCTAGCCTACTGCAGTGTGCACATTACTGCGCTTATGTGAAGAAATTGTGTATCAACATTAAGCTAAACTTTCTGATCTGTTGAAtcagccacattgcgtaaaaacgttgttgttttgtatcctagtggttgtattcatttgggatctattgcatcccacaactgtcccaggcTATGTTTGGTTATTTCTCGTACAGAATAGGTCGACTtctgtactatgggggatagtagattgacataggctagtgcttttgctgttcgttaggcctacatgttgttggttgcgtccccgatgtgtcggtcttcacttgtagcctgtgagaaagacccaatcACGTGATGGAGCGcacagcactcagggagaagggcacaacggccactggccTCAAAAGGCATGAATTTTTTTAgagtgcattacggccacacaaacgGGATGCCGCCGTGAAATTCTaagcattatcaagtgcttgtcaaattgtgaatgagtgactgatgtagtgttcacagcctgcacaaaaaacaaagcagagctcatgcctttcaagcaactttttacAAATCATTAGTCATTagagccttacaatgtattaaaaatcaaaaaatattgcccaacgtttgtagaacaactaaagttacatgaataactgtaaattaagcatataggaatacCCATTTCTTTGataactgctcaacacagaatagccgcatgtgcacactccctcaaaacgtttggagaaaatatccttaaCATTTTATTTAgcttgttcaattgtattcttcatactataaaataatgccacagaattctaagcaaatcttgcctgctaaatgaactagtgtagcccagaGCCATAGCCGATCTGGACCTAACAAGACAAGAGTATGCTAttttgttcttctgaaatagactacattttcttcatatcatatctTTAGacttgtctaaaataaataatggatttattttgaaggtgtaggctatattacatggatttattagactttttaaaaaggAACCTGTTccaaaaggtctgcatcagtggcttgtaggctgtgtgtggaagccaggagatgctaaatgtgtttgttaattaacggtcaatcaCCGTGAGACAGACAGTTCATTTCTTGACCATCACCAACTGACGAAAtttcgtgaccgccacagccctactcatgggtacactcgcaatggctgccTAGTATTGTGACGCAATAATTCCCATGGTAATATAGAATGTTCATTTCAATgatgttaactgatgtggctcatgcaatgtaGGGTATTTTTTGTCATGCCAATTGAATTGAATCAACAAATTACAGCACAtattgatgggtacacttcctgctttgctcctatgAGTACACTCGCAATGGCCGCCAGTCCACCTACTACGCCATTATTGACTTGAATGGCGAcatctgttctattcattctatttctatggtagcACATGCAGCCAAGACCAGATTTTGCTATTTGAACGGTTATTACGGAGACAGTGGTCGTTTGTCTGGCCAATTACAATCATCCAAAATTCCAGGACCGTCACAGCCCTGTTCATAGTACTGTGTATATACTGATAAACGTGTACAGTTTGTGAATAGACTCACAGGCTGATTTATGTGAAATCTTGTGGGCATTCTCCTCAGAATGGCGGAGTCGAGATCCTGTGGACGGTTAGTGGCCCCCATAATGATGACCTACATGAGGAAAAGGTGAGAGGCAGTTGAGAGAGACTCAACCAGACAGGAGTCACATGATGATCAATGTATTTACCAACACAACAAAGGCTGCAAAACCGAAACGTCTGTGTACGCTATCCCTGATGCAgtgaaaataataaaaacaaatacaaaatgaaGTAAGCTTTACGCGACATCTTTCGGAGTGCGGACCTGTCGCACCTTTTGCTTATCCTTCATAATGGACCCACCTGGCAGTTGTAGTCCGTCTCAAGCCCATCCCACAAGCTCATGAACTGAGCCTTCATCATGGCTGTGGCCTCGTGGTCAGAGCTGGAACGGCTTCTCAGGAAAGAGTCTGGAACAGAACATTACAGGATCGACAGGAGCCGGGGATGATGACAACATAACTGGCTTAGCTGAAGTACCCAAACAAGATTTAAAGTACTGTATAGCATCTGTGAAAGATAATGGTAAAATAAGCATTTACCAATCTCATCTATGAAGATGATTGAAGGCTGGAGCTTAATGGCTAGAGAGAAGACGGCAGAAGCCAGTTTCTGGGACTCTCCATACCACTTGTCTGTGAGGGTGGAAGGCTGCAGGTTGATGAAGCGGAAACCAGCATCTTTGGCAGTTGCTTTGGCGATCAGCGTCTTCCCACAGCCAGGTGGTCCATACAGCAGCACACCTGTTATCATAATGAAAGGGGTAAGAGGAGTGGCTAAAGACTGAAGGCGGTCCTGTTGAACCTTTATATGCATTGTGTCTATCTAGGCTTGTGCACCGGTCTCAATAAGCAAATCTTGTATGAAAACAAGAGACTCACCTTTTGGTGGTTGAAGCAGTCTGGATCCCTTGAACAGGTGTCTCTTCTGGATGGGAAGTATGACAGTGTCTTTCAGCTCAGTGATGACTTCATCTAGGCCAGCAATATCACTCCATGTGATCTGTAGAGAGAGCATCACATCAGTTAGTTATGGGGAACAGACATACAGGTGACTGCCAAAATAAAAGGAAACacatgagtaaatgagggatgaagtatattgaaagcaggtgcttccacatacagtgcatttggaaagtattcagaccctttcactttttccacattttgttacgttacagccttattctaaaatggattttaaaaaattatcagtctacacacaaaTTAAAGagaatttataaaaaaaaattattcaaaccctttgctatgagacttgaaattgagctcaggcatcctgtttccattgatcatccttaagatgttcttacaacttgattggagtccatctgtggtaaatttaactgattgaacatgatttggaaaggcacacacctgtcgatatcaggtcccacagttcatgtcagagcaaaaaccaagccatgaggtcgaagagttgtccgtagagcgccgagacaggattgcattgaggcacagatctggggaagggtaccaaaacatgtctgcagcattgaaggtccccaaggcctccatcattcttaaatggaagtttggaaccactaagactcttcctagagctggatgcccggccgaactgagcaatcggggaagggccttggtgaccaagaacccaatgggcactctgacagagctccagagttcctctgtggagatgcgagaaccttccagaaggacaaccatatgtgcagcactacaccaatcaggcctttatggtagagtgaccagacggaagtcactcctctgtaaaaggcatatgacagcccgcttggagtttgccaaaaggaacctaaagactctcagaccatgagaaacaagattctctggtctgatgaaaccaagattaaactctttggcctgaatgccaagcgtcatgtctggaggaaacctggcaccatccccacagtggtggcagcatcatgctgtggggatgtttttccagcgttagggactgggagactagtcaggatcgagggaaagatgagtggagcaaagtacagagagatccttgatgaaaacctgctccagagcgctcaggacctcagactggggcgaaggttccccttccaacaggacaacaaacctaagcacacagcaaagacaatgcaggagtggctttgggacaagtctcaatgtccttgagtggcccagccagagcccagacttgaacatctctggagatacctgaaaatagctgtgcagcgacggtccccatccaacatgacagagcttgagagcatctgcagagaataattggagaaactccccaaataaaggtgtgccaagcttgtagcgtcatacccaagaagactcgaggatgtaatcgctgcttcaatacatttgctgaaatttctaaaaacccagttttgctttgtcattatggggtagtgtgtagattggggggggggggggggggggggggggggggggggtaccattTTTTAATACAGCTGTAATATAACAATGtgggaaaggggtctgaatactttccaaatgcactgtagatgtGGATCCTGAGTTAATAGGGTCaagtataaaaatgcccagttgcccattattctggctaccatggctagaagagatctcagtgactttgaaagaggggtctcaaaggcaCACAcaggggtttaaagggtgtgtgtgtgtcagtcacagACCTCAAACCAATTAAAACACTTAAGGGAGATTATGGAGCAGCGCctcagacagtgttttccaccaccattaaCAAAACACCAACAAAAAAGTCATTTATTGTGGAAGAATGATGTCATATCCCTCCAATAGcattccagacacttgtagaatctattccaaggcacattgaagctgttccaACAACCTTAAGACACTTTATGTAGTGCTTCCTTCATTATTTGTTTCTGTTGGAATGTTGTTACCCAGCAAGACACCTAAAATTGTAACTCAAACAGAAgggggaactaacaaagagtTACTGACAACCAAAACGAAACAGGTGGGGTTCTAGGAatggttctgaaagacactcgtCATgttgtccactgaaagttgactaacaacaacaacaactgggacctaaaagacaccaaCCATGAGCGGCCACTAAATTTGCCCAAGAGGCAAACAAAATTAAAAACCCACCCCAAACTTAGACAGGAATCAAACCTAATGGTGGAGCAAAACTACCAGGGAAGAACAGATAAAGGATAGTTTATTAGAAATCATAACGGGAGCGCcaactaaaggtgttaacccACATCTCTCAAGGTAACTGGAGCACCCGCTCTCAAATACCCCCTGTACCAGCACAGATGAAACGCCTTCTGACTAACGAGAAGCCAAACCAGCACAAGttcaacacatactgactaacgaggtgacaccaatcggtgCACCCAATGTGCTAATGTCCAACCTcaaaatataaatggaaaaaccaacgCTTGTAACAGTTGGGTTCAAGCAATGGTGTATTGAAGCAGCTCTCTTACCTGCATGGTCAACGGGTCCACCAGATGTGCTGCAATGCTCATCTCATACTCTGAGAGCTTGACATTCTGCACACCGATCTGCTTCATGAGTTTCTCTGCCTGAAAAAAACCCAACTGTCAATAGCCATCTACCTAGCTTTGTACATTCCAATACAGTCCCAACAAACATGATAGATATCCACAGAAAACGCTCAGAAGCAAACAGGTCAAACTTGGCTACTGTATATTGAAAACTTCACCTGTTTCTGTGCTTCCATTTTCTGTTTCCTTGTGGGATCAATGGCATCAACCATCCACTTTATGGTGAAGTAAGTGACTGCACCAAATATGGTCAGTCGGAAGAGTAAACCAAAGACTTCATTCCGGCCCAAGGGCTGGGAAATACTTTCAGTTGGAATCTCCTTCAACACCATCTTCTTAGATGACTGGGGGATGGAAAACAAAATGACAGTCTCCAAACTTCATCACAGTTGAAAGTGAACAACATAGCTTAGCTGCTATACAAGTGCTGAACTCTTTATCCAACAAGAACAATGTGTGAATTCCACTTAAATTCACAAAACCCTAATTGAAAATGGGCTTAGACATTAGCTGAGAAATTACATAAATTCGTAAAAATGTACACTCAATCCTGTTTAGCAAGCTAAGATCACATGTTCATGTCCATCCTATAAATATTGTTAGCAGTTAGCTAACATGATGACATATGGCTGTCACAACACTGGCAAGCTAACAATGCCGGCTAAAAATCTCTGTACTGTTGCGTCCTGCTTGACACGACAGCATTTGccagttgttagctagctagtaattTGATATGACCTACATACCTGATGATGGAATTGGTGTTATTTTAAGTCTATATCTAAAAATGTTTGACAATAATCGAAACTGTGAAAAGACTAGCTAGATAGTAGTTTCACTTTGCGTGTTACAAAACCGAAACCTTAATTTTGATAGCTTTGACCTCCAGTTAGCATGCAGCCTCGTGCCTGAACTAGTCGTTactttgtataaaaaaaaatcccactAGCAGGACACCTTGTGAAATGTGTTGTATTGACCCATGTATTTGTAATTAGAACTTTTAAATGATTTACAAAAACAAATTAACCATCACAGTTTGCTGGACTAGTCGTGACACTCACCTAGCGCTTCCACTCTTGCTCTTGTCCCTTTCAGCGTGAAGCTCGGCGCAATTTGCTTGACAGATGCCCCCTACGGTTTTGGAATAGAAACAGTCAAATAATTTCCTCAATATTTCTGTGGCATGGGACAGCATTGAACGAAGATTCTTCAAGGTAAAGAACAACACATGTAAAACTATGGATTTAATGATGTGGCTACAACCAATATGGTACAAAATAAACTAATCCCCTATCATAAAACGTAACTATTTTTGTTACTCAATGTGTAGGTCAGGATTCTGTGCTTCATGTTCCAAGCAAATCTGACAGGTGGAGCCCTAACACAACTAACGTTAGTCCAGTGACCACAACTACTGGCTCACAAGCTCCTGTCCGGGTAAAAAGTTAGGAAAAGTCAAGGTACCAAGACAGACACTGCATAATGTGCAACAACTGTGTATATTTGTGTTTCCAACTTTGAAGTTGTCAAGTATGGAAACATTGAAATGATGATAAGGGCAATGCATAGTGTCAGgtactgtttatttatttatcattCTTGTTTTATAGTCTATACGCAAAGTGAAAAGGCAACAATGTATTGATTCCTCATCAAGGccgtggcggcaggtagcctagtggttagagcgttggaccagtaaccgaaaggttgcaagattgaattcccgagctgacaaggtaaaaatctgtcgttctgttcctgaacaaggcagttaacccactgctcctaggctgtaattgaaaatgagaatttgttcttaagctCTTAgttaaggtaaaaaaataaataaatacacctgCAATTTGATCATCCAGTTTATGCAATGCCATGAGACAATGGAAATGACATGTTTAAAATGGATTCATCAAATGCATCAGGCACACCGCACCGAGTGTATTACACAACGCAAATTCTCTGATTTGATTATATACATGTCAATGTCATGATTCCTAAATTAAATATTGGAAACTTCCCTAATTATAGAAACACGTGACTATAATAGAGAAGCTAGTTCCCTGTTCAGTGCCCATGTCCTTCCGCCACCGACGAAAATAATTTCTTATAAATGCAATTATACAATGAAAGATACATATTTCATGATATAATGTATTGATTTGTCAATTTATTCTGCACCATTTTACGTGTTGTCCTAACCGTGTTTCACCGGATAGATGTTTTTGAAGAACTATTTTACACTGCGGCATAACATTACGTCCAATCGTAGCCTTTCTCAATTGGAGCGGAAGCCATCATGGAAGTTTGCGAGAGCAGCGAGAGGAACGAGTCAGTAGGGAAAGGGACTTGTCAGGGAAGAAGTGCGGGCGAGTAATATAATTACACAGATTTGTTAGCTATGTTGAAGGTGGAGGCTGTCAATTTTCCTGTCATATTTTTTTAGTTCCGACGACGTGGATCGTTTTGTCGGATgagttctttttttgttgttgaagaaTTGACATGCTAACTAGATACGCTAGCCATATCTAGCTACGTGTGTGCAGagatcgagtgtgtgtgtgtgtcacagtcaCTATTCTGGGCAAGGAACGTCGGGGAGATTTCTCTCCGCTTTTCTGGCATAATCACGGCGCCTTTGGCCAAATCAGATACTTGGTACGCTCTTAAAATACAACGGTTCGAGGGCTGGATAATTAATCACCTATTCATCTGGAGGATTTTGTGTCAAATTGTGGGATCTGGGAAGCCGGGCCTGTGGTGGAACGGAGAGAGGCCCTCCTTTATGACCCAGCAGCAGCAGAAGCTATTCTAGCTAGCACGGCTAGCTTAGCTAACTCACGTTAGCTGTCAACGTTTGACACCAACGGGATTGCGAGGGAGAAAGATTGGCAGCATTTCATACAAAGGCAACAACAATACTTTCTCTTAATATAAAAACGTTAAAGACTCCTGTGACAGATATGGCTGCAATCATAAAGGAAATTGTCAGCCGAAACAAAAGGAGATACCAGGAGGATGGGTTTGACTTGGACTTGACTTGTATCCTTTTTGTTGAATGGCCGTAATATTAGCTGGCTAGTTTTTATGTCTGATTATGTTCATCTGTCTCTATTAACGTTACCTTGCTAACTAGCTATAATACCTAGCTTGATAACTTAACTAGCTAATCGTCCTTTGTAGAAAGGTTAACGTGAACTAATGTTAGTCAGACAGAAGTCAGTGagcattaatttaaaaaaaatatatatatatatattagttagCAAGCAAGCTGTGAAAAGCTAATGACAGAACGTCTGGTTGGTTGGTTCGCTCCCTCGTCACTGGTTGGTCAACTAGCTAGGTCAATTAGCAACCAGGTTATATGCTAACACACTGCTAAATTGCTACAGTATTTGagaacggtgtgtgtgtgacatgtgaAACTAAACGCAGTCTTGATAACTAGATAAATCTCATAGCTTGCATAACGTTAGCTTCGCTAGCTAGTAGTTTGCACGTCCATCATCATCATGATAACTGAACGAGAGATTCAACATCATGGATAACGTAGCTGGCTAATGTAGTGGTAGTAAACGTTATATCTAGCAAATTGATCTTGATAACTTGTCTTAATTATTTGGTTGATGTCAACTGAAAATGTCACCGGTTAGTTGGCTAATATATAGTTAGCTTCCCCTGGATGGGGAACAAAGAGATCAACCTTTTTGCGACGCATTATTAAGGTCCTCTGGCCTACATAATAATGTAACAAGCTATAATGGATTAGATTCACATTATATTCTCAATCAGTCCTCCTTCTAGCCAGACAAATACCTAAAAGCATTAAGTCATTATCAGAGTGAGAGGAAATGGTAGCTTATTAATACGATTTATAATAGCGCTATCTAGTTAGTGGAATGTGCCAATTTCAATGTGCTTGAATGAACATAATTATTGGTTTAGTCGTCTTGAGATATTTGAATTTTTTTCGTCTAGCTTAATGAGCTCAGCGTGTTTGTATTGATTTGAGGTATTGTTGGAGATTGTGTTTAGTGACAAATGACAGGAAAAGACAATTATCAAAATTACTGATCAGAAGTTAGCTATGTCTGAAATGCGTCACCTAACCTTGCAAGGTATGCAATCAAATGGTGAAAGTGTAGGTGCATGTAGAATGCATAGATTAAAAGCCAGTTAAAGGTTATGAGCATAATTGGAGGGAGGAAGTGTGGCTTAGTACTGTTGTACAATATTAGCATGTTTAGTTGTAATGTCTTGCACTTCAATTGGTAAACTTCTCTTTGCTGTGGCTATGACCCTTTGATTGAGGTTCAGTGATCTCAGGAAGCGCTGTGCATTTTATTTTatacaaatcaaaaacagaactGGGTTTGCCTAACGTAAGTCTTTTTTGAGTTAGATCATGTATGAGCGAAACATGGGATTATAGCTAAATCACCTTGTTCCATCAAACATATTTAGATGTGAGAGAACTATTGTGCCAGTCATTGTGTCGGTCATTGTGGCAGTGTTCGGGAAGGCAGTGTAGCCATGGTTGTTCCTGTTATGTAATGATTCCTCTCCAGTTCTAGGGTTTGGTTTTAAAATAGTGATGAGATTTCACATCGGCAACAATGCCTCTCCACCAGATCTTAACTGTGCTATTACGAATATGAAAATTATTCTCCTAAATGGTGTTGCTGGAAATGGCAggcttattttatttaaccttttaccTAGGTTtgtctcattgagataacatctcattttcaagagagacctggtccaaccaAGAGATAACTatgttctgtgaaaattgaattgatCCCATTCAGTccattgatttatttatttgattggAACAGTGAGGCTCTGCTCATGCTGACCAGTGCATTTGTCATTGCAGTAGTCTCGGGTACTTTTGGAGCATGACGTCATTGTGATTTTATGCCagttcaaatataaaatacactatCAGGATACGTAAGTGTGTGACAAGACGGCCTGGGTTTCagtaaatgaacagtaaacatggaAGCATAATTTAGAGATCCTGTTTTGTATGCATTTCATA
This window of the Oncorhynchus clarkii lewisi isolate Uvic-CL-2024 chromosome 16, UVic_Ocla_1.0, whole genome shotgun sequence genome carries:
- the LOC139367974 gene encoding outer mitochondrial transmembrane helix translocase-like, coding for MVLKEIPTESISQPLGRNEVFGLLFRLTIFGAVTYFTIKWMVDAIDPTRKQKMEAQKQAEKLMKQIGVQNVKLSEYEMSIAAHLVDPLTMQITWSDIAGLDEVITELKDTVILPIQKRHLFKGSRLLQPPKGVLLYGPPGCGKTLIAKATAKDAGFRFINLQPSTLTDKWYGESQKLASAVFSLAIKLQPSIIFIDEIDSFLRSRSSSDHEATAMMKAQFMSLWDGLETDYNCQVIIMGATNRPQDLDSAILRRMPTRFHINQPNRMQREEILKLILKNENVDPAVDFVDMAKETDGFSGSDLREMCRDAALLCVRDFVHNTHADERIQDQIRSINQDDMQTARQKMRKSKSADGQTVLIHSTLD